The following coding sequences lie in one Daphnia pulex isolate KAP4 chromosome 1, ASM2113471v1 genomic window:
- the LOC124191238 gene encoding protein ERGIC-53-like: MALPARWKLLVGLAVVFLFNSINAQNPFRSFQYKYSFKPPYLAQKDGSVPFWEYSGNAIANEEMVRITPSLRSQKGQIWTRTPTDFEWWEVELVFRVTGRGRIGADGLALWYTESKGVEGPVFGSNDNWNGLGLFFDSFDNDNKHNNPFIMAMTNDGSQSYSHQLDGSTQQLAGCLRDFRNKPFPVRAKIEYYHNTLSVMFHNGMSNNEQDYEMCFRVENVVLPKYGYFGVTAATGGLADDHDALKFLTYNLQSSDSTGTNEPHIPEDERAKLSQEFQDYQDKLQKQKDEYRQAHPDEADTGKMENPEEWFETDNQRELGQIFAGQSKMFDALRDIQRKMDDLVGRQERTLSLMSAIQTNQVGGVAQPSVTGQVPGGDVLRRHEVDTALANQREIVGAAREIKAYVTEIHQRTATIVQNQGKQVGGSAQPIGYDHVQNSLNEVKEGLNLIKRDISVTAQRLAAQPVTSCPTAQPCLSTTIFAVFMVIQMVIMIGYFIYRDTKEAQAKKFY, from the exons ATGGCACTGCCGGCCAGATGGAAACTACTTGTTGGTTTAGctgttgtatttttgtttaatagtATCAACGCTCAAAATCCATTCCGGAGCTTTCAGTACAAGTACAGTTTTAAGCCACCTTACTTGGCGCAAAAAGATGGAAGTGTTCCGTTTTGGGAATACTCAGGAA aTGCCATTGCCAATGAAGAAATGGTCCGAATCACTCCATCTCTCAGAAGTCAAAAAG GCCAAATTTGGACTAGAACGCCAACTGATTTTGAATGGTGGGAGGTTGAGTTGGTGTTTAGAGTAACTGGTCGTGGAAGAATTGGAGCTGATGGCTTG gcTTTGTGGTATACAGAGAGCAAAGGTGTTGAGGGGCCTGTGTTTGGTTCCAATGATAACTGGAACGGTCTGGGTCTTTTCTTTGACTCCTTTGATAATgacaacaaacacaacaatCCCTTTATCATGGCAATGACAAATGATGGATCTCAATCCTATTCTCATCAGCT GGATGGTTCTACGCAACAGTTAGCCGGTTGTTTGAGAGATTTCAGAAACAAACCGTTTCCAGTTCGAGCCAAAATAGAGTACTACCACAACACGCTTTCG GTTATGTTTCACAATGGAATGTCAAACAACGAACAAGATTACGAAATGTGTTTCAGGGTCGAAAATGTCGTATTGCCAAAGTATGGATACTTTGGTGTCACTGCTGCAACTGGTGGTCTTGCTG ATGATCACGATGCCCTTAAATTCCTCACTTACAATTTGCAAAGCTCTGACTCCACCGGTACAAACGAACCTCATATTCCTGAAGATGAACGTGCGAAGCTCTCACAAGAATTCCAGGATTATCAAGATAAACTACAGAAGCAGAAAGACGA ATACCGACAGGCTCATCCAGATGAGGCTGATACTGGCAAAATGGAAAATCCAGAGGAATGGTTTGAAACTGATAACCAGCGCGAGTTAGGACAAATTTTCGCTGGACAGAGCAAAATGTTTGATGCTTTGCGGGATATTCAGCGCAAAATGGACGACCTTGTTGGACGTCAAGAACGGACACTCAGCCTGATGTCAGCCATTCAAACTAACCaag TTGGCGGAGTCGCGCAACCTAGTGTAACAGGTCAAGTTCCAGGTGGCGACGTTCTTCGGCGCCACGAAGTCGATACAGCTCTCGCAAATCAGCGTGAAATCGTTGGTGCAGCTCGAGAAATCAA GGCATACGTCACCGAAATCCATCAACGAACTGCCACCATCGTTCAGAATCAGGGTAAACAGGTGGGCGGGTCTGCACAGCCCATCGGTTACGATCACGTTCAGAATAGTTTGAATGAAGTCAAAGAGggactaaatttaattaaacgaGATATTAGTGTAACAGCTCAGCGCCTGGCCGCACAACCTGTCACTTCCTGCCCTACAGCGCAACCATGTCTCAGTACTACCATCTTTGCTGTCTTTATGGTCATTCAGATGGTTATCATGATCGGATATTTCATCTACAG GGATACAAAGGAAGCGCAAGCTAAGAAATTTTATTAG
- the LOC124192659 gene encoding protein fem-1 homolog A-like has translation MDLCTAITSGSVDNVRHVIEVGKADVNTTVIMSSHGITFEPVNTPLTLAVQLGRLDVIQLLLDKGANVNQPNSEGLTPLTMAATGFRTGSHKPNEEIFRLILEQAGQPIGRQGQIDALELIGATYFKNSTTNSGFSFERGMFYWRKAMALRYDVEPVMPKTAVVGLSECARKAFAVSEIGTLEELENLSLFYDNDTFKVQALLTSYRILGGSNCWTWLLLSSYAVFCWKLDNRQRFIDYNMLTLECSLLVEDPLVYESAHMIRRLTLAFYFLITEESNSDRQLVSFTNVMPVLSTTFRLLKMNSIYRSELLDCVVQLTILLTSMDLTPEQSFQFKSCLYQLVRLEESFDASSGRNLLLTACSPTSPSFRRAFLSRENLRLGFHHCGKLPSAKVIRVLLEVGADPDSTDKALNTGLHLLIKSGERESSTAVRTLFQAGTHVDQTNKDGETMTDLLYKDYTPRICEENTILVNPLQFPSLKCLCARAVRRYGNLPDDARHRLVPSNLFDFIHLH, from the coding sequence ATGGATTTATGTACCGCCATCACTTCTGGGAGCGTCGACAATGTCCGGCACGTAATCGAAGTCGGCAAAGCCGACGTTAACACGACCGTAATAATGAGCTCACACGGCATTACTTTTGAGCCGGTGAATACTCCGCTGACCCTGGCCGTTCAACTTGGTCGACTGGACGTAATCCAACTTTTGCTGGACAAGGGCGCCAACGTCAACCAGCCCAACTCGGAGGGATTAACTCCACTCACGATGGCAGCGACTGGATTCCGTACCGGGAGCCACAAGCCCAACGAAGAGATCTTCCGACTGATTTTGGAACAAGCCGGCCAGCCCATTGGCCGCCAGGGTCAGATCGATGCGCTCGAACTCATCGGCGCTACTTACTTCAAAAATTCGACGACCAACAGCGGATTCAGTTTCGAGCGGGGAATGTTTTACTGGAGGAAAGCCATGGCCCTGCGCTACGACGTGGAGCCCGTCATGCCCAAAACGGCCGTCGTTGGATTGTCCGAATGCGCCCGTAAGGCCTTCGCCGTTTCAGAAATTGGCACTTTGGAGGAGCTGGAAAATTTGAGTCTTTTCTACGACAACGATACGTTCAAAGTCCAGGCTCTTTTGACCAGCTATCGCATTCTGGGCGGGAGCAACTGCTGGACATGGCTGCTATTGTCATCCTACGCTGTGTTTTGCTGGAAATTGGACAACAGGCAACGTTTCATCGATTACAATATGCTCACTCTCGAGTGCTCTCTTTTGGTCGAGGATCCTTTGGTTTACGAGTCTGCTCACATGATCCGTCGCTTGACGCTGgccttttactttttaatcACGGAGGAATCAAATTCTGACAGACAACTCGTCTCTTTCACCAACGTCATGCCCGTCCTGTCCACCACTTTTCGGTTGCTGAAAATGAATTCGATTTACCGCAGCGAACTGCTGGATTGCGTCGTACAATTAACGATCCTGCTCACTTCGATGGATTTGACGCCGGAGCAAAGCTTCCAGTTCAAGTCGTGCCTGTACCAACTAGTCCGTCTGGAAGAATCTTTTGATGCCAGCAGCGGACGAAATCTGCTCCTGACGGCCTGTTCACCAACAAGCCCTTCATTTAGACGGGCGTTTCTTTCGAGAGAAAATCTGAGACTCGGATTCCATCACTGTGGAAAATTGCCATCCGCAAAAGTTATACGCGTCCTGCTCGAAGTGGGCGCCGATCCTGATTCGACGGACAAGGCGTTAAACACGGGACTTCACTTATTGATCAAAAGCGGCGAGAGGGAATCTTCGACAGCTGTGCGGACTTTATTCCAAGCCGGAACTCACGTCGACCAAACTAACAAGGACGGTGAAACCATGACCGATTTACTCTACAAGGATTATACGCCAAGGATTTGCGAGGAAAACACGATTCTCGTCAATCCGCTGCAATTTCCGTCGCTCAAATGTCTCTGCGCTCGTGCAGTACGTCGGTACGGCAACCTTCCCGATGATGCCCGTCATCGCCTTGTGCCTTCAaatctatttgattttatccATTTGCACTGA